The following is a genomic window from Hymenobacter chitinivorans DSM 11115.
CACGAAGCCATTGTGGCCCGCATCCTCGGGCCGCGGTTTGCCGCGCCCCTCACGGTGCTTATCGGGGTGGCCGAAATCGTCATGGCCGGCTGGGTGCTGAGCCGGTACCGGGAGCGGCTCAGCGTGGGCCTGCAGATTGCGCTGGTGCTGGGCATGAACGTGCTGGAGTTTCTGCTGGCCCGGGACTTACTGCTCTGGCAGCAGCTCAATATCGTCTTTGCCGGCCTGTTTGCGCTGCTGCTGTATTACTACGGCTTCCGGCTGCCGGCCGCTCCTGCTTCGGCCCGCTGATATGGCCTTACTCGCCCATCATCCCTTCGGCGTGGAAGCCCGCCTGACCCGCACCACGGTGCTCACCTACGCCGTGCCTGCCGCCGCGCTGCAGCGCCTGATTCCCGAGTGCCTCACCCTGGATACCCTCGACGATACCTGGGGCTTCGTGGCCGTGGCCCTGGTCCAGACCCGGGAGCTGCGGCCCGCCGGCCTGCCGGCCTGGCTGGGGCACAGCTTTTTCCTGATTGGCTACCGGGTATTTGTGCGCTACACCACCCGGGCCGGCAAGCGCCTGCGCGGGTTGTATATCCTCCAGTCCCAAACCGACAAAGTGAAAATGCAGTGGCTGGGCAACCTGTTTACCAGCTACGGGTACAGCACCATCGACATCCGGCAGGCCGCCGCCGAAGGGCAGTTGCACTTTGATTCTACCAAGGCGAACCTGGCCATTGCCGTCGAATTGCTGGCGGCCGACGAGCCTGCCCTGCCGGCCGGCTCCCCGTTTTCGAGCTGGCAGCAGGCGCGGCGGTTTGCGGGCCCGCTGCCCTTCACGTTCTCCTATGACCAGGCCCGGCGGCAGGTGGTCATTGTGGAAGGAGTGCGCGAAGCCTGGCAGCCCCAGCCCGTGCGGGTGCTGGCCGCGGAGGTCGGCTTTATCCAAGAGCTGGGCCTGAGCGGCTGCCGGCTGGCCAGCGCCTTTACCATGACCGACATTCCCTACCGCTGGCAAAAGGGGCGTACCGAGCCCTGGCCCGCATGAGAAGGCCGCTGGAAGGAGTCTGGAACGTGGTGCGCTTCAACTGGCACTTTTACGTGGGTGCCGGGGGCAGCCTGCTGGTTTTGGCCGCCGTGGCGGGCTTCGCCCCCGCGGCCTGGCGGCCTTACCTGCTGGGGTTGCTGGCCCTGGGCGCGGCGCCGGTGCTCATCTCGCTGCTGGTGTCGTACTACGTCTACGACGTGTCGGAGCTCTACCGGCTGGGCTGGCTGCCCATTGACCCCGCCAGCCGGGGGCGCCTGGTCAACATCCACGCCGGCTTCGACGAAACCAGTGGCCTGCTGCAGCAGCGGTTTGCCCGGGCCCAGCTGCGGGTATTCGACTTTTACGACCCCCAGCTGCACCGGGAAGTTTCCATTAAGCGGGCCCGGGCGGCGTATCCGCCGTTTCCGGGCACCGTGGCCGTGCAGCCCGGGGCCCTGCCGCTGCCCGCCGCCAGCACCGACTACGCCCTGCTGCTGCTCTCGGCCCACGAAATCAGGCAGCAGCGGGAGCGGGTTGCTTTCTTTGCCGAAGTGCGCCGCACCCTAACGCCCCAGGGCCGCATTATCGTCGTCGAGCACCTGCGCGACCCGGCCAATTTCCTGGCCTACACCATCGGTTTTTTCCATTTCTACTCCCGCGCTACCTGGCGGCGGGTGTTTCGGGCGGCGGGCCTGGAAGTGGTGCAGGAACAAAAAATAACGCCCTTCGTCTCGGCCTTTACGCTTCAGGTTTATGGAAACGCAACTTAGGATTGTTGGGGCCCTGCTGGTGGGGTTGGCGCTGCTGCACGCCGGCTTTCCGCGCTACTTCAACTGGGCCGGGGAGTTGCAACCGCTACGCCTCATCAACCGGCAGATGGTGTACGTGCACACCTTGTTCATTGCCCTAACCGTGCTGCTCATGGGCCTGCTGTGCCTGAGCAGCGCCGCCGACTTGGTGCACACCCATTTGGGCCGGGTGGTGGCGCTGGGGCTGGGTTTGTTCTGGCTGGTGCGGCTCGTGGTGCAGCTGGTCGGCTACTCGGCCGAGCTGTGGCGGGGCAAACGGTTTGAAACGACGGTACACGCGGCCTTTATCGTGCTCTGGAGCTACCTGACGGGTGTTTTTTTACTGGTGTTCTGGCGGTAATTTCTAGCTTTAAGCTACCCGTTGCTTCCTCATCCTATTCCCCGCTCTTTATGCGTTACCCCAGTAGCAAGCTCCTCGTAGTGCTTCTTTTGGCCGGCCTCACTGCCACGGCCCAGGCCCAGGCGCCCGACGAAGTCAAGGCCCTTATTAAGCAAGGTGTTACGCTCTACGACGAAGGCAAGTACGACGAGGCCGTGCTGCGCTACAAACAGGCCCTGAAGCTGGCCCCGGATGATTTTACGGCCCAGTACGAGCTGGCCATGACCTACGGCTCCCTGGGCCGCAACGAGGAAGTGGTGGAGCTTTGCCAGCGGCTGCTGAAAGGTGAGCCGGCCGACCCCAACGTGTACATCACCTACGGCACGGCCCTCGACGATTTGAAAAAGCCCCAGGAAGCCATCCGTATCTATCAAACCGGCCTCAAGAAGTTTCCCGACAATGGCCTGCTCTACTACAACCTGGGCGTAACCCAGGCCGGGGTGCAGCGCTACGAGGAAGCCACCGAAAGTATGCAGCTGGCCGTGCGCAAAAACCCGCGTCACGCCAGCGCCCACCGCACCCTGGCCCTGCTCACGGCCCAGAGCAACCGGGTGCCGGCCGTCTTTGCCTGCGTGCGGTTTTTGCAATTGGAGCCGCGTAGCCCGCGCGCCACCGGCGGCCTGGAGCTGCTGGATAAGCTCATGGGTAAGGGCGTGCGCAAAACCGGCGACAAAGCGGTGACCCTGAGCATGACCCCGGATATGCTCAAGCAGGTGAACGGCAAGAAAAACCAGCCCGACAACTTCGGGCAGGCCGATATGCTGCTCACCATGGCCTCGGCCCACGACTACGACGACAAGAACAAGGATAAGTCGGCGACGGTGCGGCTGGCCGAAAAGCTGACTTCCCTGTGCCAGAGCCTGGAAGAGCAGAAGGAGGCCAGCCACCCGGGCTTTGCCTGGAACTACTACGTGCCCTACTTCCTCACCCTGAAAAAGGCCGGCTACCTGCCCACGCTCACCTACCTCATCCAGGCCGCCCGCCCCGGCCAGCCCGAGGCCCAGCAGTGGCTCGACCAACACCCGAGCGAGGTCAAGGAATTCCAGGAATGGTCGGAAGCTTATAAATGGTGAGGTGGCGAGGTGGTGAAACTGTGAAATGGTGAGCTTGACGTTTTGTCCTTGTGAGGCGTAAGCCGAAGCCAGGATACCGAAGCAGCAAAAGGCTTGACTGCTTACTGCCGGCGTACAGGCCTACTCCAGCTTTCGAAACTGCTTGCCGGTCCAGAGGTAGAAAGTCGGGGCCGGATACATGGAGTTTACCACAAAAGTGCTGGAATAGCCTTCGTCCGTAAGATGATCCGTGATGAGCAGCCGGCTGTTGAGGCGGTACTCCAGGCCTAAGGCCGTTTCCGGCACGTCGTAGATGCGGCCGGTGTGCTGGTCGACCAGCGCCGACATCTGGCAGGAACTGCCGCAGCCCCACGTAACAAGGCGGTAGTGACCCGCAAAGTTGGCGGGCTCCTTGGCGCCCTCCGTTATCCGGGTGATGTACAGCCTGGCCTGCGGGTTGGTTGTAAAGTCGGGCCGCCGGTGTGGGCCACGGCCCGGCGAGGCGGGAAAATCCGCAAACGCGTGGCGGTAAGTGAAGCGCTGAGTCAGCTCGAACTCGCCGCGCAAGGCCGTGTCGCCCAGCACGTAGAGGGCCTCATTCTGAAAGAGAATGGCAGCCCCGGGCCGCGGAGGCGGGTCTGGTTGGCCTTTCCTAACAATGGTGGCGTAATGCTGTGCCGGACCAGTCAGCTCGTAGGTGCTGTCTTTGTAAAGGGTTGCGTTGGGTGCCGGTACTGGCGGCCGAGGGCGCGGCGGCGTAGCGGTTGGCGCAGTGGTCGGCGTAATAGTCGGCGTAGTGTTCTTGGATTCACAGCCCAAGAGTACACCAGCGCAAAGAGCTGCAAGTATGGATAGCGTGGCCTGATAAGCTGCCGGCATTTGTAGTATGAGCTTTTTTTAAGGGTTGTAAAAAAGCATAGATAAAGTCTTTTTTCGGAATAGCCGCCCGCTGCCTGAGTTCCTGCCCCGCACCACTGCATAGCCGATACCAGCGGTCCTGGGCAGCGTATTCCGCAGCTCTCGAGCACTCAAGCCGGTAGGGCCAGGCGAGTAGAGCTTACTCTTTCCGAATTTACTTCGCTCTGCGCACGGGAAGCTAACTTGGTCTTTCCCGCTATATCTTAACGCTCCGTAGCCATCCGCTTGATAGGAACTCAGGGAGCTACCCCTCGCCCCGGCGGGGGGCAGTAAGGCCGAGCCCACAAGGGCACAGTTAAATACGCTTACTGCAAAGTAGATTACGATGTCCAGATATCCGCTTCTGACCTACAGCACTGCCATCAGCTTAGGGCTGCTTTCCTTGGGAAGCGCTGCGCAAACGGCTCCGCCGCGGGCTCCTGTGCAGCGGGCAGATTTTATCGTAAGCGGCCCGGCGCACCGCCCACTAGCCGTCCGGCGGGTGGCGCGGCCGGCCGCCCCGGGGCGAGTCGTGGTCCTGGTGCACGGCGGGGGCCCGGGCGGACTAGCCTCGTTCGATTTGGACGTACCCGGTGGCTCCCTGGCTGCCGATTTGGCGCAGCGCGGCTTTATCGTGTATGTGCTCAATGTCCGGGGGTGGGGCGGGTCCCCGGACCCCGTGGTGCCGTCGGTCACCAGCCAGCCAGTCAACGGGAGCTGCCGCCAGGCCAGTCAGGATATTCATCGGGTGGTCCAGACTATCCGGCGGCGGGAGGGAGTGGCCCAGGTGGTGCTATTTGGCTGGGCCACGGGTGGGCACTGGGGCGGCTACTATGCCACGCATCACCGGCGCCGGGTGAGCCACTTCATCAGCTTAAACTCGCTCTACGGGGTGCGGGCACCCTGGGGCCTACGCGCCGCCTTTGCCGATCCGCACGACTCTACCCGCTACAACAAAGCACTGGGCCCCTGGCGCAGTGCCACGGCCACGTCACTCACCAGCGCTTGGGAACAGTCTATTCCGGTGGCCGATAAAAACCAGTGGCGCGACTCGGCAGTGCAGCGGGCCTATGGGCAAACAGCCCTCCGGGCCGACAGCGGGGCCCTGCAGCGCCAGCCGCCCACGATGCGGGTGCCTGGGGGCTACCGGGAAGAAGCCTTCTATCAGTCCCTGGGGCGGCCGTACTGGCTGGCTCGGCGGCTGCGGCTGCCGGTGCTGGCCCTGCGGGGCGAGCTGGATTTCTGGTCTCGCCCCGCCGACCTGACGGCCCTGGCGGCCGAGCTGCCGGCTGGTTTTCCGCACAAGACCGTTACCCTGCCCCAGGCTACCCACTTCGTTTTTCTGGACCGACCGGAGCGGGGTAGGGCGCAGATGCTAACCGAAATTGAGGCCTTTTTACGGTAGGAAAAGAGCTGCTGAAAATATTTTTTAAGAAGATATCGGGCCGGGCGTATTCTCAGAACAACGGCGCCGCCGCTTAACTCTATTTCGCCTTGGCCTTGGCCGGGGCTTTTTTCGTGCCCGAGGCGCTGGCCATCCGGTCGGGGTTGTCGGTGAGGAACTTGTCCCAGCTCTTGGTGCCGGCTTTCACGTTGTTGCCCTTCTGGTAGTGGTGGCACAGGGCCACGGCCAGCGCGTCGGTGGCGTCCAGAAACTTGGGGGCTTCCTCGATGGGGGGCAGCTTCAGGGTTTGGCGCAGCATCTTGGCCACCTGCTCCTTGCTGGCCGAGCCCGAGCCCGTCACGGCCTGCTTGACCTTGGTGGGGGCATATTCCACGTAGGGAATCTGGCGGGACAGGCAGGCGGCAATGGCCACGCCCTGGGCCCGACCCAGCTTGAGCATGCTCTGCACGTTGACGCCGAAAAACGGGGCTTCGATGGCCAGCTCGTCGGGCAAAAACTCGTCGATGAGCTCCAGCATC
Proteins encoded in this region:
- a CDS encoding DoxX-like family protein, which codes for MRTGLRFGIAAVWLANGLLCKVLHLVPRHEAIVARILGPRFAAPLTVLIGVAEIVMAGWVLSRYRERLSVGLQIALVLGMNVLEFLLARDLLLWQQLNIVFAGLFALLLYYYGFRLPAAPASAR
- a CDS encoding DUF2071 domain-containing protein translates to MALLAHHPFGVEARLTRTTVLTYAVPAAALQRLIPECLTLDTLDDTWGFVAVALVQTRELRPAGLPAWLGHSFFLIGYRVFVRYTTRAGKRLRGLYILQSQTDKVKMQWLGNLFTSYGYSTIDIRQAAAEGQLHFDSTKANLAIAVELLAADEPALPAGSPFSSWQQARRFAGPLPFTFSYDQARRQVVIVEGVREAWQPQPVRVLAAEVGFIQELGLSGCRLASAFTMTDIPYRWQKGRTEPWPA
- a CDS encoding class I SAM-dependent methyltransferase — encoded protein: MRRPLEGVWNVVRFNWHFYVGAGGSLLVLAAVAGFAPAAWRPYLLGLLALGAAPVLISLLVSYYVYDVSELYRLGWLPIDPASRGRLVNIHAGFDETSGLLQQRFARAQLRVFDFYDPQLHREVSIKRARAAYPPFPGTVAVQPGALPLPAASTDYALLLLSAHEIRQQRERVAFFAEVRRTLTPQGRIIVVEHLRDPANFLAYTIGFFHFYSRATWRRVFRAAGLEVVQEQKITPFVSAFTLQVYGNAT
- a CDS encoding tetratricopeptide repeat protein; amino-acid sequence: MRYPSSKLLVVLLLAGLTATAQAQAPDEVKALIKQGVTLYDEGKYDEAVLRYKQALKLAPDDFTAQYELAMTYGSLGRNEEVVELCQRLLKGEPADPNVYITYGTALDDLKKPQEAIRIYQTGLKKFPDNGLLYYNLGVTQAGVQRYEEATESMQLAVRKNPRHASAHRTLALLTAQSNRVPAVFACVRFLQLEPRSPRATGGLELLDKLMGKGVRKTGDKAVTLSMTPDMLKQVNGKKNQPDNFGQADMLLTMASAHDYDDKNKDKSATVRLAEKLTSLCQSLEEQKEASHPGFAWNYYVPYFLTLKKAGYLPTLTYLIQAARPGQPEAQQWLDQHPSEVKEFQEWSEAYKW
- a CDS encoding alpha/beta hydrolase; this translates as MSRYPLLTYSTAISLGLLSLGSAAQTAPPRAPVQRADFIVSGPAHRPLAVRRVARPAAPGRVVVLVHGGGPGGLASFDLDVPGGSLAADLAQRGFIVYVLNVRGWGGSPDPVVPSVTSQPVNGSCRQASQDIHRVVQTIRRREGVAQVVLFGWATGGHWGGYYATHHRRRVSHFISLNSLYGVRAPWGLRAAFADPHDSTRYNKALGPWRSATATSLTSAWEQSIPVADKNQWRDSAVQRAYGQTALRADSGALQRQPPTMRVPGGYREEAFYQSLGRPYWLARRLRLPVLALRGELDFWSRPADLTALAAELPAGFPHKTVTLPQATHFVFLDRPERGRAQMLTEIEAFLR
- the ruvC gene encoding crossover junction endodeoxyribonuclease RuvC; the protein is MLLPHAASQDLLPKIIMGVDPGTQIMGYAVIEVQGSRVTVLRYDVIDMKKIGNNHALKLKKIFERMLELIDEFLPDELAIEAPFFGVNVQSMLKLGRAQGVAIAACLSRQIPYVEYAPTKVKQAVTGSGSASKEQVAKMLRQTLKLPPIEEAPKFLDATDALAVALCHHYQKGNNVKAGTKSWDKFLTDNPDRMASASGTKKAPAKAKAK